From the genome of Thermaerobacter marianensis DSM 12885:
CTGGTGTCCATCGGTACCATCGGCCTGATCAAGGCCGTCAACACCTTCGACCCCTCCAAGCGGATCAAGCTGGCCACCTACGCGTCCAAGTGCATCGAGAACGAGATCCTGATGCACCTGCGCCGCACCAGCCGCACCCGCTACGAGGTGTCCCTGGACGAGCCGCTCAACGTGGATTGGGAGGGCAACGAGCTCCTGCTGTCCGACGTGATCCCCGCCACCGACGGGGACGTGATCTACCGCGACCTCGAGGCCAAGGTGGACCGCCACCTGCTGTACCGGGCCCTGGCCCGCCTGAGCCCGCGGGAGCGGCTGATCATGGAGCTGCGCTTCGGCCTGGTGGACGGGATCGAGCGCACCCAGAAGCAGGTGGCCGACCGCTTGGGCATCTCCCAGTCCTACATCTCCCGGCTGGAGAAGCGGATCATCAACCGGCTGCGGCGCGAGATCCGCAAGATGGAGTGATCCCGGCGGGAGATTCGATGCAGCGGAGACCACCAGGAGATTCGCCGGAGACGAATGAGCCCATGTGTCGCCTCGGGTCGCCGTGACGCGCCCGGGACCGGTGCAGCCTGGAAGCGGAAGCAGCGGAACGGAAACGGAAAGGGAAACGGGAACGGGAGGTGGCCCCGAGCGCCCTCGAGGTCGCGGGGCCACGATCGCTTCAGCAGGGCATGGCGTGCAACCGGCGGCTTCACCCGGCCCTTGCTCCTGCCGCTGGGGCCCGGTCCGTTTATCACGCCCTCCGTGACCCCGCCTTCGAAGGATCGGAACGCCTTTCGGTTTCGACCGGTGATGATTTTAAAAATTGAATCAACCCTGATGTGATTCTCCCACGACCTGCCCGCCTTCTCGGCAAGATGATTGCAGGTCATCGTAGTGCCGGCTGTCGACGACGGTTCTTCACCCGACCCAAACCATCCTTTGCATGTTCTCCCTCCCATTCCCTCAAGTCACGATTTGAATGTTCTCCCTCATCTCGGGGCACCCTATGCTGGATGCCCTTGCCGCCTGCGGTGCATAACCCCTTCCAACGCCGCGCATACTCCCCGTTGCAGGACGAGCCCGGGCTGCGTGCACACGGTCTGCCGCCGGTGGGAGCGGCGTGCAGGCGGGAGGGAACCACGTGCCCATGAGCCGCATGATCAACAAAGTTGAGATCTGCGGGGTGAACACTGCCGAACTTCCGGTTCTGACCAACGAACAAATGCGGGTGCTCTTCCGCCGCATGCGCCAAGGCGATGAAGAGGCGCGACAGCAGCTGGTGCAGGGCAACTTGCGGCTGGTCTTGAGCGTCATCCAGAGGTTCAACCACCGCGGCGAACCTGTGGACGACCTCTTTCAAGTGGGATGCATCGGCTTGATGAAGGCCATCGACAACTTCGACCTGGAGCAGAACGTGCGCTTCTCCACCTATGCGGTGCCCATGATCATCGGCGAGATTCGCCGCTACCTGCGCGACAACACGCCCATTCGCGTCAGTCGCTCCCTGCGGGACGTGGCGTACAAGGCGCTCCAGGTCCGCGACCAGCTCACCCACCGCCACGGGCGCGAGCCGACCCTGGAGGAGATCGCCCGGGAACTGGGCCTTCCGCGGGAAGAGGTGGTCCACGCCCTGGACGCCATCCAGGACCCGGTCTCGCTGTTCGAGCCGATCTACCAGGACGGCGGCGACCCCATCTACGTGGTGGACCAGGTCAGCGACGACAAGCAGCGGGACGAGCAGTGGCTGGAGACCATCGCCGTGCGCGAGGCCATGGCCCGGCTGGACGAGCGCGAGCAGCTCATCATCACCAAGCGCTTCTACCAGGGCAAGACCCAGATGGAAGTGGCCAACGAGATCGGCATCTCCCAGGCGCAGGTCTCGCGCCTGGAGAAGGCCGCGCTGCAGCGGATGCGCAAGTACATGTGAAAGGGCGAGGGGCATGGGGTGGCGTGAGGTCTTCGGCGGGGCGGCAAGGCCGCAGCCCGAGGGTCCGGCGGGCGGCGGGCTTGCCTCGGTTTTGGCCCCGCGCGGCGGTCTGACGGTGGATGAACCCGGCGCGCCGGCGACGGCTGGGCCCAGCGCGCAGGCAACGGCCACCGGGCAGGGTTGGAACGGACCGGCGACCCAGGAG
Proteins encoded in this window:
- the sigG gene encoding RNA polymerase sporulation sigma factor SigG, whose protein sequence is MSRMINKVEICGVNTAELPVLTNEQMRVLFRRMRQGDEEARQQLVQGNLRLVLSVIQRFNHRGEPVDDLFQVGCIGLMKAIDNFDLEQNVRFSTYAVPMIIGEIRRYLRDNTPIRVSRSLRDVAYKALQVRDQLTHRHGREPTLEEIARELGLPREEVVHALDAIQDPVSLFEPIYQDGGDPIYVVDQVSDDKQRDEQWLETIAVREAMARLDEREQLIITKRFYQGKTQMEVANEIGISQAQVSRLEKAALQRMRKYM
- the sigE gene encoding RNA polymerase sporulation sigma factor SigE; translation: MRHHWLRLKWSVRLAILRWLLRSGAAWLPVHYIGGSQALPPPLTADEEELLLDRLDEDDPAVRHTLIERNLRLVVYIARKFDNTGIPIEDLVSIGTIGLIKAVNTFDPSKRIKLATYASKCIENEILMHLRRTSRTRYEVSLDEPLNVDWEGNELLLSDVIPATDGDVIYRDLEAKVDRHLLYRALARLSPRERLIMELRFGLVDGIERTQKQVADRLGISQSYISRLEKRIINRLRREIRKME